From a single Nymphaea colorata isolate Beijing-Zhang1983 chromosome 4, ASM883128v2, whole genome shotgun sequence genomic region:
- the LOC116252163 gene encoding uncharacterized protein LOC116252163, giving the protein MGTMELVVQAGVVVLALLLVAFMNRLPGRGLASILRSRSRTRVQAKRHFVQGAQHLARARAAPAHSSTARSLARDAIDEADRAIALDPRDAASHILKALALDIQGHRSAALRSLDAALLPPAVRSLSAQEKGDAFYKRADLLLSSSSSPPPSSSSSSTQGIRRRKIDSAVSDLQEAVKLSPKNVRAFCLLGSCYERKGMVDEARQAFEDALQVDPLFAEAKEGIERLSEKAA; this is encoded by the coding sequence ATGGGGACGATGGAATTGGTGGTGCAGGCGGGAGTGGTGGTCTTGGCGCTCTTGTTGGTGGCCTTCATGAACCGTCTGCCGGGGCGGGGACTTGCCTCGATCTTGAGGAGCAGGAGCCGGACGAGGGTGCAGGCCAAGCGCCACTTCGTCCAGGGCGCCCAGCACCTTGCCCGAGCCCGCGCCGCCCCCGCGCACTCGTCGACGGCGCGCTCTCTCGCCCGCGACGCCATCGACGAGGCCGACCGCGCCATCGCCCTCGACCCCCGCGACGCCGCCTCCCACATCCTCAAGGCCCTTGCCCTTGATATCCAGGGTCACCGCTCCGCCGCCCTCCGCTCGCTTGATGCCGCCCTCCTCCCCCCGGCCGTACGGTCCCTTTCCGCACAGGAGAAGGGCGATGCCTTCTACAAGAGGGCAGACCTCCTCCTGAGCTCCTCGTCATCGCCTCCaccatcatcgtcatcatcttcAACTCAGGGAATTCGCCGGAGGAAGATTGATTCGGCAGTTTCCGATCTGCAGGAGGCCGTAAAGCTTAGCCCGAAGAACGTCAGGGCGTTCTGCCTGTTGGGATCTTGctatgaaaggaaaggaatggtGGACGAGGCCAGGCAGGCTTTTGAGGACGCGCTACAGGTTGATCCGTTATTTGCCGAGGCAAAAGAAGGCATTGAGCGGCTCTCTGAAAAGGCCGCCTAG
- the LOC116253445 gene encoding uncharacterized protein LOC116253445 has product MSSTMGRCQTVWLRPCRGFWGPAVEKESPGCVTASGKCQPLRLRRRLGRQCRTNQPLPANNAAVSGANKGETSVQPPEHQCSPPWQFRRCDAGYPCGWSPAFRPMQHWAFQEPPPQAQDAAQTAAAVPASWPPGWNHACRRRFRQRALPSAAEDVEGNAAAPAEADGGK; this is encoded by the exons ATGTCGTCGACCATGGGGAGGTGCCAAACCGTCTGGCTCCGGCCTTGCCGTGGATTCTGGGGACCTGCAGTGGAGAAAGAGTCCCCGGGTTGTGTCACGGCTAGTGGGAAGTGCCAACCTCTCCGTCTCCGTCGTCGCCTCGGACGCCAGTGCCGCACCAACCAGCCTTTACCTGCAAACAACGCTGCAGTTTCGGGTGCCAACAAGGGGGAGACCAGCGTACAGCCGCCGGAGCACCAGTGTTCGCCGCCATGGCAGTTCCGCCGGTGCGATGCCGGCTACCCCTGCGGCTGGTCTCCTGCTTTCCGTCCGATGCAACACTGGGCTTTCCAGGAGCCACCACCACAAGCGCAGGATGCAGCGCAGACCGCCGCTGCGGTTCCGGCATCGTGGCCTCCCGGCTGGAATCATGCCTGTCGCCGCCGCTTCCGGCAGCGGGCATTGCCGTCAG CCGCCGAAGATGTGGAGGGAAACGCTGCCGCGCCTGCCGAAGCCGATGGCGGCAAGTGA
- the LOC116253508 gene encoding uncharacterized protein LOC116253508, with protein sequence MDICAAREAASRWRRERLLVLRFGEVAIDHTITTTASSRLAAAGFHRAGRVLFAHITPATVRCHRRRRSAPVSSRRRLLRAVQRPPQISALMRKERRESAVSEVVKMVDDQSSGCATGT encoded by the exons ATGGACATTTGTGCTGCCAGGGAGGCTGCCTCCCGGTGGCGGAGAGAGCGGTTGCTGGTGCTCCGTTTTGGGGAGGTTGCCATCGACCATACGATTACCACCACGGCCAGTTCCCGCCTTGCTGCAGCAGGCTTCCATCGGGCTGGCCGTGTGCTTTTTGCCCACATCACCCCTGCCACGGTCAGGTGCCACCGCCGCCGGAGGAGTGCTCCGGTCAGCAGCCGGCGCCGCCTCCTCCGGGCAGTCCAGCGTCCTCCCCAAATCAGCGCG CTGATGAGGAAGGAACGGCGGGAGTCAGCCGTCTCTGAGGTCGTGAAGATGGTCGATGACCAAAGTTCGGGATGTGCAACTGGAACGTAG
- the LOC116252502 gene encoding receptor-like cytosolic serine/threonine-protein kinase RBK1 produces the protein MSPSVSCDPEAQMKLSDHLSNQSSGQAIAGAIEEKADDGTSKELNPDVTNDEGSPRAVLEGSVLALCSDSSSSSSIGSSSSPSSVEKPNSVDGSQWRTLLHILKAKSIRRLSTFPPIGHSGLGKKSTRRLVARPRSFEEDDAGLFGGFPTSKPLWRSFGYDELACATDYFSTERLIGKGGHAEVYRGHLPDGELVAIKKLTKGKTEEDRIGDFLSELGIIAHINHPNAARLIGFGVEGGLHLVLQFSPHGSLASVLHGSKAKLEWGVRYKVALGTAEGLRYLHGGCPRRIVHRDIKASNILLTEDYQPQISDFGLAKWLPDQWTHHIVSPVEGTFGYLAPEYFMHGIVDEKIDVFAFGVLLLELITGRRAVDSCRQSLLMWAKPLIESKNVKELVDPSLQDNYDHCEMNWVMLTASLCVHHLAAARPTMSQVVRLLKGESAVMEATGKEQLRTQGGGGGLQLLDALDVEEYTTSRYLNDLNRHRQLALEF, from the exons ATGTCCCCAA GTGTGAGTTGTGACCCTGAGGCCCAAATGAAGCTCTCCGACCATCTCTCCAACCAATCCTccgggcaagccattgcag GAGCTATAGAAGAGAAAGCAGATGATGGTACGTCAAAGGAGTTAAATCCAGATGTAACCAATGACGAGGGCTCTCCTCGGGCGGTCTTAGAAGGTTCTGTTTTGGCGCTCTGCTCTGATAGCAGCAGTAGCAGCAGCATCGGTAGCAGTAGCAGCCCTTCTTCTGTAGAGAAACCGAACAGCGTTGATGGGTCACAGTGGAGAACTCTGCTTCATATCCTGAAAGCTAAATCCATAAGAAGGCTCTCAACGTTTCCACCCATCGGACACTCTGGTTTGGGAAAGAAGAGTACTCGCAGGCTagtggctcggccacgctcGTTTGAAGAAGATGACGCAGGTCTTTTTGGGGGATTCCCAACTTCAAAGCCATTGTGGAGGAGCTTTGGCTATGATGAGCTTGCTTGTGCTACTGACTACTTCAGTACAG AGAGATTGATTGGAAAAGGGGGCCATGCTGAAGTTTATAGAGGCCATCTGCCTGATGGTGAACTTGTTGCCATCAAGAAGttaacaaaagggaaaacagagGAAGATAGGATAGGGGATTTCTTGTCTGAACTTGGAATTATTGCTCATATAAACCATCCAAATGCTGCTCGCTTGATTGGGTTTGGAGTTGAAGGTGGTCTTCATCTGGTTCTCCAATTTTCTCCTCATGGCAGCTTAGCATCAGTTCTTCATG GGTCAAAAGCAAAGTTGGAATGGGGGGTTCGGTACAAGGTTGCTTTGGGGACAGCAGAAGGGCTAAGGTATCTCCATGGAGGCTGCCCAAGAAGGATAGTTCACAGGGACATCAAAGCATCTAATATCTTACTCACAGAGGATTACCAACCTCAG ATATCTGACTTTGGGCTAGCAAAATGGCTACCTGATCAATGGACACACCATATAGTGTCACCTGTTGAAGGCACATTTGG GTACTTGGCACCAGAGTACTTCATGCATGGAATCGTTGATGAGAAAATTGATGTGTTTGCTTTCGGAGTTCTGCTCCTGGAGCTCATCACCGGCCGGCGAGCTGTTGATTCTTGCCGGCAAAGCCTTCTCATGTGG GCAAAGCCACTGATTGAGAGTAAAAATGTGAAAGAACTGGTGGATCCGAGCCTTCAGGACAACTATGATCACTGTGAGATGAACTGGGTTATGTTGACGGCGTCCTTGTGCGTCCATCACTTGGCCGCAGCAAGGCCGACTATGAGTCAG GTTGTAAGGCTTCTAAAGGGAGAAAGTGCAGTCATGGAGGCAACGGGGAAGGAACAGCTTAGGACTcagggtggtggtggtggactccagctgctggatgctttggacgTAGAAGAATACACAACATCCAGATATCTCAACGACCTCAATCGTCATAGACAACTTGCCTTAGAATTctag